Within the Emticicia oligotrophica DSM 17448 genome, the region TCCCGGTAATAAATTATATTTTTCCCAATCTGTAATAATAGCTGTCAAAAAAGCATCCTTATCAAATTTTGGAACAGTATAATATTTATATGTCGAACGTAGCGAATGATTTTGAATATCTACCATTTCTGGATTCCCTCCCGATGCAATATTATACGGAATGGCAATATCAAAATTTACTGCCAGAGTTGATTGAACTGTATTAACAACAGATGCTACGGTTATTACTTCATCCATTGCTTGAGGAGCTGCTGACATCGCCATTTCTACTGGCATTACTCCCTTCGACATTCTTACATTTCTTTTCGGAGTTTCAACAGGCTCATTAATATTCAAATACTGAGCATATAACTCTGGTTTCGCCCCTCCTTCTGCCGGATTTGCCGTAGAAAGTGAAAGTCTTACATTTTTCCAATCAATACCTGTATTTTGGTAAACATTGGCTCTGTAAGCCAGCTCAATATTACTTTTTACATCTTTTGCACGAATATCATAGATAGGACTCCAACCTACATTATTGGCTATGTATGAAAGGTTGAGTTCTATGGCAGTTGCCGATTTAGCCTGAAGCGTTAGCTCTATTTCACCTGCTGGTTGATTAATATTTGTACCTTGTGAAGTAAGTTGTTGTTGGAATCGATTGATTTTATCTTGCAAATCTTTAGATTGTCGAAGCAACTGCATCTGACGGGTTCCAATTTCAGTAAGTTTAGTACGGAAGAAATCCATCATTTCTTTTAAATCCTCTGGCGTAGCCCCATCTTTCTCACTCTTTACATTTGCATTTGCCATAAGCATATTACGTTCATTTTCTGCCACTTTTACCAAAACATCAACCACTTCCAATTCACTTTTAGCTAGCTTTAATGAATCTTCTAATGTACTACGTCGCTTATTACCTAAGTAATTTTGCTTAAACTTTACACTCATTATCATCACATCGCCCTTACCACCAATCTGAATGCTATTGGGGTCGGCAGTGGTAGCCACATTACTGATAATCAATTTAGTAGTTCCAGCTTGCACATTTGTTTTCACTCGGGCATCAATTTGTGCTCTATTTAAGAAAACAGTAATATGTTGATTTTCAGCATCTATCTTTAGTTGACCTTGCGAAAAAATAGGAAAATGAAAGCCAAGTAATAAAATTCCGAGTCCAATACTTGAATGAACGATTGAGTTTTTCGATAAAAATAAGGTTAGTAATGCTTTAAAGTAGATTTTCATAACGAGAATAGGTTTGATTTTCTTAGAAACGTTACGTTCTAGATTTATTGTGTGAACAATAAGTTAATGGAGGCAATTTTAAAGAAAAAACTTTGTTTTACCTGTAAAAACTTCATTATTTTGCTCGCTATTAAATATTTAGAAATTTTGTTTAGAAAGAAGTTCGATTCTTTCTTGATTTGAAATATGATAAAAGAAAAAAATCTTCGTCGTTTTACAGAAAATATTTTTTTGAGTTTGGGTTGTCCGAAAAAGGACGCCAAATTAGCTGCTGACGTTTTAATTTCAGCCGATTTAAGAGGGGTTGATTCGCACGGAACAGCTCGTTTAGTAGGTTATGTTCGACTTTATGACCACGGGCGTTTGAATCCGAATCCAAACATAAAAATTATCCATGAAACTCCTTCAACAGCAGTTATTGATGGTGATAAAGGATTAGGCTTAGTGGTAGCCCCTTATGCCATGAAAGTAGCCATCAAAAAAGCAAAAAGATATGGCTCAGGCTGGATTTCAGTACAAAACTCCAATCATTTTGGAATTGCAGGGTATCATTCAATGTTAGCTCTACCACATGACATGATTGGGTGGGCCATGACCAATGCCGCACCATTAGTTGTACCCACTTTCGCCGTTGAAAAAATGTTAGGCACTAATCCCATTGCAGTTTCAGTTCCCGCAGGTGAACAGCCACCGTTTGTAGCAGATTTTGCTACAACAGCCGTAGCCTATGGAAAAATGGAAATTCTTCAAAGAAAGGGTCTAGCTGCTCCAATCGGCTGGGTACAAGATGCCAATGGAAATCCAACTGACGATGCAAATGCCGTAAAAAATGGAGGTGGTTTATTACCGCTTGGTGGCGACCGCGAACATGGAAGCCATAAAGGTTATGGTTTAGGGGCTATTGTTGACATATTTTCAGGTGTTTTATCAGGTGCTAATTTCGGGCCTTGGGTTCCACCTTTTGCTACGGCAGGGTTTCACGGAGTAGCTGCTGAGCAAGTGGGTAAAGGAACAGGGCATTTCTTGGGTGCAATGCGAATTGATGGGTTTAGACCAAAAGAAGAGTTTAAAGCAAGTATGGATAAATGGATTGAGCGTTTCAGAAATGCTAAACATATAGAAAATCAACCAGTTCTTATACCTGGTGACCCAGAACGTGAACTTGAAAAAGAACGCATGGCTAATGGAATTCCGCTCAATGAGAAAGTAATTGAAGATTTAATGGCTTTGGGTGAGCGTTTTAATGTAAAATTCTAATGAACATAAGTTACTCCGAATTTTATATAAACATCTGATTTGTTAATTTTTTTATTCATTGCCGTCATTTAAAATTGGCGGCAATGAAGATTTAATTAATTCAATGAGTGATGTTTTTGCTAAACTTGAGATGAATCATGTTTACTACCATTTTTCGTAACCATTAACTGGTTTAAAATTAGATTTTGGTTCATAATAATTCCAAAGTAAAGCACCTACTTTACGCAAAAGTTCATACCCTTCATTTTCTCTCACCCAAGATTCATCCTTTTGCTTTTTGGTTATCACACAATATACATACTCACCATGAGGGGCATGTACATAAACGACTTCAGAACGAGAA harbors:
- a CDS encoding Ldh family oxidoreductase, with product MIKEKNLRRFTENIFLSLGCPKKDAKLAADVLISADLRGVDSHGTARLVGYVRLYDHGRLNPNPNIKIIHETPSTAVIDGDKGLGLVVAPYAMKVAIKKAKRYGSGWISVQNSNHFGIAGYHSMLALPHDMIGWAMTNAAPLVVPTFAVEKMLGTNPIAVSVPAGEQPPFVADFATTAVAYGKMEILQRKGLAAPIGWVQDANGNPTDDANAVKNGGGLLPLGGDREHGSHKGYGLGAIVDIFSGVLSGANFGPWVPPFATAGFHGVAAEQVGKGTGHFLGAMRIDGFRPKEEFKASMDKWIERFRNAKHIENQPVLIPGDPERELEKERMANGIPLNEKVIEDLMALGERFNVKF
- a CDS encoding DUF4139 domain-containing protein — its product is MKIYFKALLTLFLSKNSIVHSSIGLGILLLGFHFPIFSQGQLKIDAENQHITVFLNRAQIDARVKTNVQAGTTKLIISNVATTADPNSIQIGGKGDVMIMSVKFKQNYLGNKRRSTLEDSLKLAKSELEVVDVLVKVAENERNMLMANANVKSEKDGATPEDLKEMMDFFRTKLTEIGTRQMQLLRQSKDLQDKINRFQQQLTSQGTNINQPAGEIELTLQAKSATAIELNLSYIANNVGWSPIYDIRAKDVKSNIELAYRANVYQNTGIDWKNVRLSLSTANPAEGGAKPELYAQYLNINEPVETPKRNVRMSKGVMPVEMAMSAAPQAMDEVITVASVVNTVQSTLAVNFDIAIPYNIASGGNPEMVDIQNHSLRSTYKYYTVPKFDKDAFLTAIITDWEKYNLLPGVANVYFEGTFVGTTEIAGGEAKDSLMISLGRDKKIIAKRETVEEFKSRKNVGSNIRESFGARITLRNTKTEAINIVVEDQVPVSQDSRIEIELEEAKGAEFNKETGKLTWNLTLQPLENKEIILKYSVKYPKGKNIQGL